The following proteins are encoded in a genomic region of Brachypodium distachyon strain Bd21 chromosome 1, Brachypodium_distachyon_v3.0, whole genome shotgun sequence:
- the LOC100834134 gene encoding protein DROOPING LEAF isoform X2, with protein MQQSSMDLVSPSEHLCYVRCTYCNTVLAVGVPCKRLMDTVTVKCGHCNNLSFLSPRPPPMVQPLSPNDHHHPMGPFQGCTDCRRNQPLPPLASPTSSDASPRAPFVVKPPEKKHRLPSAYNRFMREEIQRIKAAKPDIPHREAFSMAAKNWAKCDPRCSSAVSASNSTSEPRSVVVPSPQLQERSNEQVVESFDIFKQMERSG; from the exons ATGCAGCAGAGCAGCATGGATTTGGTGTCGCCGTCCGAGCACCTGTGCTACGTGCGCTGCACCTACTGCAACACCGTGCTCGCG GTTGGAGTTCCATGCAAGAGGCTGATGGACACCGTGACTGTGAAATGCGGCCACTGCAACAACCTCTCCTTCCTcagcccgcggccgccgcccatgGTGCAGCCGCTGTCCCCAAATGATCACCACCACCCCATGGGGCCGTTCCAG GGATGCACTGACTGCAGGAGGAACCAGCCGCTGCCACCGCTGGCCTCGCCGACATCAAGTGATGCCAGTCCCAGGGCTCCCTTTGTTGTGAAGC CCCCGGAGAAGAAACACCGCCTTCCATCTGCTTACAATCGCTTCATGAG GGAGGAAATACAGCGTATCAAAGCTGCGAAGCCAGATATCCCTCACAGAGAGGCATTCAGCATGGCTGCTAAGAAC TGGGCCAAGTGCGACCCTCGCTGCTCATCGGCTGTTTCTGCTTCCAACAGCACCTCGGAGCCCAGATCAGTAGTAGTGCCCAGTCCGCAG CTGCAGGAGAGGTCCAACGAGCAAGTCGTTGAGAGCTTTGACATCTTCAAGCAGATGGAGCGCAGCGGCTAG
- the LOC100834134 gene encoding protein DROOPING LEAF isoform X3, producing the protein MQQSSMDLVSPSEHLCYVRCTYCNTVLALQVGVPCKRLMDTVTVKCGHCNNLSFLSPRPPPMVQPLSPNDHHHPMGPFQGCTDCRRNQPLPPLASPTSSDASPRAPFVVKPPEKKHRLPSAYNRFMREEIQRIKAAKPDIPHREAFSMAAKNWAKCDPRCSSAVSASNSTSEPRSVVVPSPQERSNEQVVESFDIFKQMERSG; encoded by the exons ATGCAGCAGAGCAGCATGGATTTGGTGTCGCCGTCCGAGCACCTGTGCTACGTGCGCTGCACCTACTGCAACACCGTGCTCGCG CTGCAGGTTGGAGTTCCATGCAAGAGGCTGATGGACACCGTGACTGTGAAATGCGGCCACTGCAACAACCTCTCCTTCCTcagcccgcggccgccgcccatgGTGCAGCCGCTGTCCCCAAATGATCACCACCACCCCATGGGGCCGTTCCAG GGATGCACTGACTGCAGGAGGAACCAGCCGCTGCCACCGCTGGCCTCGCCGACATCAAGTGATGCCAGTCCCAGGGCTCCCTTTGTTGTGAAGC CCCCGGAGAAGAAACACCGCCTTCCATCTGCTTACAATCGCTTCATGAG GGAGGAAATACAGCGTATCAAAGCTGCGAAGCCAGATATCCCTCACAGAGAGGCATTCAGCATGGCTGCTAAGAAC TGGGCCAAGTGCGACCCTCGCTGCTCATCGGCTGTTTCTGCTTCCAACAGCACCTCGGAGCCCAGATCAGTAGTAGTGCCCAGTCCGCAG GAGAGGTCCAACGAGCAAGTCGTTGAGAGCTTTGACATCTTCAAGCAGATGGAGCGCAGCGGCTAG
- the LOC100834134 gene encoding protein DROOPING LEAF isoform X1: MQQSSMDLVSPSEHLCYVRCTYCNTVLALQVGVPCKRLMDTVTVKCGHCNNLSFLSPRPPPMVQPLSPNDHHHPMGPFQGCTDCRRNQPLPPLASPTSSDASPRAPFVVKPPEKKHRLPSAYNRFMREEIQRIKAAKPDIPHREAFSMAAKNWAKCDPRCSSAVSASNSTSEPRSVVVPSPQLQERSNEQVVESFDIFKQMERSG, translated from the exons ATGCAGCAGAGCAGCATGGATTTGGTGTCGCCGTCCGAGCACCTGTGCTACGTGCGCTGCACCTACTGCAACACCGTGCTCGCG CTGCAGGTTGGAGTTCCATGCAAGAGGCTGATGGACACCGTGACTGTGAAATGCGGCCACTGCAACAACCTCTCCTTCCTcagcccgcggccgccgcccatgGTGCAGCCGCTGTCCCCAAATGATCACCACCACCCCATGGGGCCGTTCCAG GGATGCACTGACTGCAGGAGGAACCAGCCGCTGCCACCGCTGGCCTCGCCGACATCAAGTGATGCCAGTCCCAGGGCTCCCTTTGTTGTGAAGC CCCCGGAGAAGAAACACCGCCTTCCATCTGCTTACAATCGCTTCATGAG GGAGGAAATACAGCGTATCAAAGCTGCGAAGCCAGATATCCCTCACAGAGAGGCATTCAGCATGGCTGCTAAGAAC TGGGCCAAGTGCGACCCTCGCTGCTCATCGGCTGTTTCTGCTTCCAACAGCACCTCGGAGCCCAGATCAGTAGTAGTGCCCAGTCCGCAG CTGCAGGAGAGGTCCAACGAGCAAGTCGTTGAGAGCTTTGACATCTTCAAGCAGATGGAGCGCAGCGGCTAG